In a genomic window of Sulfurisphaera tokodaii str. 7:
- a CDS encoding helicase C-terminal domain-containing protein produces MELRDWQKQLKDKVINAVKEGFLVALNSPTGSGKTLFSLLVGLNTKGKVIFVVRTHNEYFPVYRDVKKIDPSLKFSFVIGKPSACPFAAKDVDTEDINCKYCEIKNAIEVKIDKSPFEKLKELKENGIKEGFCPYYSLLESAKEADIITITYPYFFIEKYLSLLDINLEEYFIVIDEAHNIDKVSEIEERTLSEFILSMAIKQSKSEEVRRILDRLIKELKTLTYQDEKYIKLDKVPELSDEELSLLVDEYEELRKEAIKSKSVSRIYLGSVIRFYATYSTGNFIPFSFSNKIVLKTLELNQYYNLLNDENLSILLMSGTLPPKEYLEKVIGISRKILYINVEKEVKKKVTGSYQCKIAIDVTSKYDLRSEAMWKKYSSYLLKIYYQARNHVLAVFPSYQIMEKVMSYVNVNKILENEGTRIDDVIKIVKESRQKYIIAGVGRGKITEGVEITDNDRSLISDVVLVGVPYPPEDDYMKLLSKKISEKLGGKEKEYLIMIPALITVKQAIGRSIRNINDTALVWLLDKRYDSLWWKKNLNCFNSTKIRL; encoded by the coding sequence GAGTGGTAAAACACTTTTTTCTCTTTTAGTTGGTCTTAATACTAAGGGTAAAGTGATCTTTGTAGTTAGAACGCATAATGAATATTTTCCAGTATATAGGGATGTAAAGAAAATTGATCCTTCTCTAAAATTTTCGTTTGTTATAGGTAAGCCTAGTGCTTGTCCCTTTGCAGCTAAGGATGTAGATACTGAAGATATTAATTGTAAATACTGTGAGATAAAAAATGCTATAGAAGTTAAAATAGATAAATCCCCTTTTGAGAAACTTAAAGAATTAAAAGAAAATGGTATAAAAGAAGGGTTCTGTCCCTATTATTCTCTGTTAGAATCAGCAAAGGAAGCTGATATCATTACAATAACGTACCCTTATTTTTTTATTGAAAAATATCTTAGTTTACTTGACATCAACTTAGAAGAATATTTCATAGTAATAGATGAGGCTCATAATATAGATAAAGTAAGTGAAATTGAGGAAAGAACACTAAGTGAATTTATTCTCTCAATGGCAATAAAACAGAGCAAGAGCGAAGAAGTAAGAAGGATATTAGATAGACTCATAAAAGAGTTAAAAACTCTAACTTATCAAGATGAAAAATATATAAAATTAGATAAAGTGCCTGAGTTGTCAGATGAGGAACTCTCACTGTTAGTTGATGAGTACGAAGAATTAAGAAAAGAGGCAATAAAATCGAAAAGCGTGTCTAGAATCTATCTGGGCTCTGTGATCCGTTTTTACGCTACGTATTCTACTGGAAATTTTATACCTTTTTCTTTTTCTAATAAAATTGTCCTAAAAACATTAGAGCTAAACCAATATTACAACTTACTAAATGATGAAAATCTTTCTATTTTATTAATGTCCGGTACTTTACCACCAAAGGAATACTTAGAGAAAGTAATAGGAATTTCTAGAAAAATTTTATATATAAACGTAGAGAAAGAAGTAAAGAAAAAAGTAACAGGCAGTTATCAATGTAAAATAGCGATAGATGTGACTTCTAAATACGATCTAAGAAGTGAAGCAATGTGGAAAAAATATTCCTCGTATTTGTTAAAAATTTACTATCAAGCTAGAAATCATGTGTTAGCAGTATTTCCATCTTATCAGATAATGGAAAAAGTAATGAGTTATGTTAATGTAAATAAAATCTTAGAAAATGAAGGAACAAGAATTGATGATGTTATAAAAATAGTTAAAGAGAGCAGACAAAAATATATAATAGCTGGCGTAGGAAGAGGAAAAATAACTGAGGGTGTAGAGATAACGGATAATGATAGAAGTTTAATTTCAGATGTAGTCTTAGTTGGTGTCCCTTATCCTCCAGAAGATGATTATATGAAATTACTTTCTAAGAAAATTTCAGAAAAACTGGGAGGAAAAGAGAAAGAATATCTAATAATGATACCGGCTTTAATTACTGTAAAACAAGCTATAGGTAGGTCTATAAGAAATATAAATGATACTGCATTAGTTTGGTTACTAGATAAACGATATGATTCCTTATGGTGGAAGAAAAACCTAAATTGTTTTAATTCAACAAAAATAAGGCTATGA
- a CDS encoding thioredoxin family protein, which translates to MKVEIFTHKNCIECNFLIEFLEKKGLLSKVTIIDTELYPFLAFERGVISTPSIFVDGKLIFAGVVDYDELLKILSGEKVSVKINKEELIDKLMFGIINSFAATAWLYVNKDFDALMAQKDFVFAITGLALISESEAEEMYNYLRNVIVKEGDIYFEKWKDTMKRVISSNFIRELYWLYEKKLEKEYVMSKYPIEVFAHWLMVRGGAVGRVGLRIHSLSEKEIITRISEVYIYLFNNYDSLWDKVIKEQEEIRKSNKEQVRFLNF; encoded by the coding sequence ATGAAAGTAGAAATATTTACTCACAAGAATTGTATTGAGTGTAATTTTCTAATTGAATTTTTAGAAAAGAAAGGACTTTTGAGTAAGGTAACGATAATTGATACAGAACTTTATCCATTTTTAGCATTTGAGAGAGGAGTAATTTCTACTCCGTCAATATTTGTTGATGGAAAGTTAATATTTGCTGGTGTTGTTGATTATGATGAGTTACTAAAGATATTATCTGGAGAAAAAGTAAGTGTAAAAATAAATAAAGAAGAACTTATCGACAAACTAATGTTTGGGATAATTAATTCATTCGCTGCAACGGCTTGGTTATATGTTAATAAAGATTTTGACGCTCTAATGGCTCAAAAGGATTTTGTATTTGCCATAACTGGGTTAGCACTAATAAGTGAAAGTGAAGCTGAGGAAATGTATAATTATCTTAGGAATGTTATTGTAAAGGAAGGAGATATTTATTTCGAGAAATGGAAAGATACAATGAAAAGAGTAATTTCATCTAACTTTATCAGGGAACTATATTGGTTATATGAGAAGAAGTTGGAGAAAGAATATGTAATGTCAAAATATCCTATTGAAGTTTTTGCACATTGGCTTATGGTTAGAGGAGGTGCAGTGGGTAGAGTTGGTTTAAGGATTCATTCTCTTAGTGAAAAAGAAATTATAACACGCATTAGTGAAGTTTATATTTATTTATTCAATAATTACGATAGTTTATGGGATAAAGTAATTAAAGAACAAGAAGAAATTCGTAAATCAAATAAAGAGCAAGTTAGATTCTTAAATTTTTAA
- a CDS encoding sulfurtransferase TusA family protein has product MSQQLKLDLRGKPCEEYILEISKILVSMKAGDVLIVIADQDRIICTHQLLRNSPRYLFKADIVGDHAEITIRRLR; this is encoded by the coding sequence ATGTCACAGCAATTAAAACTAGATCTAAGAGGTAAGCCTTGTGAAGAATATATTTTAGAAATATCAAAAATTCTAGTATCTATGAAAGCAGGAGACGTATTAATTGTTATAGCAGATCAAGATAGGATAATTTGTACGCATCAGCTTTTAAGAAATTCCCCTAGATATCTTTTCAAGGCCGATATAGTTGGTGACCATGCTGAAATTACGATAAGACGATTAAGATAA
- a CDS encoding superoxide dismutase produces MAIQIQFKKYELPPLPYKVDALEPYISKDIIDVHYNGHHKGYVNGANSFLERLEKIIRGEITSGQYDIQGLLRGLVFNINGHKLHALYWQNMAPAGKGGGKPGGALADLIDKQYGSFDKFKQLFTEAANSLPGTGWTVLYYDTESGNLEIMTFENHFQNHIAELPIILILDEFEHAYYLQYKNKRADYVNAWWNLVNWDEADKKLQKYLNK; encoded by the coding sequence ATGGCAATACAAATACAATTCAAAAAGTACGAACTACCTCCACTTCCATATAAGGTAGATGCATTAGAACCATATATAAGTAAAGATATTATAGATGTTCATTATAACGGGCATCATAAGGGCTATGTTAACGGTGCAAACTCATTTTTAGAGAGACTAGAGAAGATAATTAGAGGTGAAATCACTTCTGGACAGTACGATATACAAGGGTTATTAAGAGGATTAGTATTCAATATTAATGGACATAAGCTTCATGCATTATACTGGCAGAACATGGCTCCAGCTGGTAAGGGTGGAGGAAAACCTGGTGGTGCCTTAGCAGATTTGATAGATAAACAGTATGGTAGTTTTGATAAATTTAAGCAGTTATTCACAGAAGCTGCTAATAGCTTACCAGGTACTGGTTGGACAGTCTTGTATTATGACACGGAGTCCGGTAATTTAGAAATAATGACATTCGAGAACCATTTCCAGAACCATATAGCTGAATTACCAATAATATTGATATTAGATGAGTTTGAGCACGCATACTACTTACAGTATAAGAATAAGAGAGCTGATTATGTGAACGCATGGTGGAATTTAGTAAATTGGGACGAAGCAGATAAAAAATTGCAGAAATATCTTAATAAGTAA
- a CDS encoding nucleotidyltransferase family protein: MVSAIVLAGGYATRLRPLSLTKPKALLPILDKPLLDYILDSLEIAGINEVYLSLRVMADKILSHIEGENRKVIPVIEKERLGDAGPLKLISQRYNLSDDVLVIYGDIYNELDIKSLLKFHEKEGCDATIVGKPVEDPRRYGVLITEGERLVQIIEKPKNPVSNLINAGIYVFKKKLLEKIDGQSIAKNFLPKLLSDNTCIAVYKYDGLWMDIGVPSDYIRINLQLLSLKYPKGYINEEAKVSEKVNLIPPYYISSGVNISEDSFIFNSIIGKNTSIGNGVYIDQSILMEDVKVDSFSYIRDSILGDKDNLGKWVRLDSVILGDEVVIYDGVFVNRDTIILPYKEVNESVYDKGKIIL, from the coding sequence ATGGTCTCAGCTATAGTATTAGCTGGAGGATATGCAACTAGATTAAGACCGTTAAGTCTCACAAAACCTAAAGCTCTTTTACCCATTTTGGATAAGCCTCTTTTGGATTATATTTTAGATTCATTAGAAATAGCTGGAATAAATGAGGTATATTTATCCCTTCGTGTTATGGCAGACAAAATTTTGTCTCATATTGAAGGTGAAAATAGAAAAGTAATTCCAGTAATAGAGAAAGAGAGACTAGGAGATGCAGGACCATTGAAATTGATCTCACAAAGATATAATCTATCTGATGATGTTCTTGTAATATACGGAGATATTTATAATGAATTGGATATAAAATCATTACTTAAATTTCATGAAAAAGAAGGTTGTGATGCAACGATAGTAGGAAAACCTGTAGAAGATCCTAGAAGATATGGTGTTTTAATAACGGAGGGAGAACGCTTAGTACAAATAATAGAAAAACCAAAGAATCCGGTATCTAACCTTATAAATGCGGGTATATATGTATTTAAGAAAAAATTATTAGAAAAAATAGATGGGCAAAGCATAGCTAAGAATTTTCTACCAAAACTTCTATCTGATAATACTTGTATAGCTGTTTATAAATATGATGGATTATGGATGGATATTGGAGTACCATCAGATTACATAAGAATAAATTTACAACTTCTATCTTTAAAATATCCTAAGGGATATATTAATGAAGAAGCAAAAGTGAGTGAAAAAGTTAACCTAATTCCACCTTATTATATAAGTAGTGGCGTAAATATAAGTGAGGACTCATTCATATTTAATAGTATTATTGGTAAGAATACGTCAATTGGTAATGGTGTTTATATAGACCAAAGTATATTAATGGAAGATGTTAAAGTCGATAGTTTTAGTTATATTAGAGATAGTATCTTAGGTGATAAAGATAATTTAGGAAAATGGGTTAGATTAGATTCAGTTATTTTGGGTGATGAGGTAGTAATATATGATGGTGTATTTGTAAATAGAGATACAATAATTTTACCCTATAAAGAAGTTAATGAGTCCGTATACGATAAGGGAAAAATAATATTGTGA
- a CDS encoding thioredoxin domain-containing protein has protein sequence MLMNRLKESKSAFLLQAVNSPIDWYPWGEEAFERAKKEDKPVLVDVGASWCHWCHVMDEETYNDPEVVKIINENFVAIKVDRDELPDLDRELQNLVSAITGESGWPLTVFMTPDKKVFFGGTYFPPEDRYGRIGFKRLLREILRVWKEDREKILEVTKATSSLKLQFNTMTPEWEVIENSISSIVSVYDFENGGLQGEMKFPHPTVDELLLGYSFYTSSDTERKLSLFTLKKMFYGGIFDQVGGGFHRYTVDNEWYVPHFEKLLIDNAELLLDYLQAYQLTQDSDIYDCLRLMYNFLVRDMKIEGGFANSLDADSEGIEGYYYTWTEGEFSDALKGEDIDFWFKFFNLKLGKEVEGRKVLRRTIDSRDLAKYYSVEKLNEIRNKLLEYREKNRKKPFRDENLYTYPNSRVAEALLYTYPILKAGLNDALEIVSKLSKNITRRLEGGKEGLLEDYASSTLALIAAYEVTGNDKYKDMALSLSQTLKDKEGYVLDSPNESPESLRLKALIKLSQITEEKIDVKIYESSPAFTSGVLFSVMSFLKGVAHIVIVDEKDGKAEGLHDTALTLYYPMKVVELIDDSKKDYLPSYMRSMINYNKGVSRAFVCIGNKCSMPIISGDKLKTYLGGVR, from the coding sequence ATGTTAATGAATAGGTTAAAAGAAAGTAAAAGTGCATTTCTTTTACAAGCTGTGAATAGTCCTATTGATTGGTATCCTTGGGGAGAGGAAGCTTTTGAGAGAGCTAAAAAAGAAGATAAACCAGTACTGGTTGATGTGGGTGCTTCTTGGTGTCACTGGTGTCATGTGATGGACGAAGAAACTTATAACGATCCAGAAGTCGTGAAAATAATAAATGAAAATTTTGTTGCGATAAAAGTAGATAGGGATGAACTTCCAGATTTGGATAGAGAGCTACAAAATCTAGTAAGCGCAATCACCGGAGAATCTGGTTGGCCATTAACAGTATTTATGACACCAGATAAGAAAGTGTTTTTCGGAGGGACTTATTTCCCTCCAGAAGATAGATACGGAAGAATTGGTTTTAAGAGACTTTTAAGAGAAATTCTGAGAGTATGGAAAGAAGATAGAGAAAAGATATTAGAAGTTACTAAGGCTACTTCATCTCTGAAACTGCAATTTAATACTATGACTCCAGAATGGGAAGTAATAGAAAACTCTATTTCAAGTATTGTTTCTGTTTATGATTTCGAGAATGGTGGACTTCAAGGAGAAATGAAATTTCCGCATCCTACAGTAGATGAGCTTTTACTAGGTTACTCTTTTTATACTAGTAGTGATACGGAAAGAAAGCTTTCTCTCTTTACTTTGAAGAAAATGTTCTATGGAGGAATATTCGATCAAGTTGGTGGTGGTTTTCACAGATATACGGTGGACAATGAATGGTATGTTCCTCATTTTGAAAAATTACTTATAGATAATGCTGAGCTTTTATTAGACTATTTACAAGCATACCAACTAACGCAAGATTCAGACATATACGACTGTTTGAGGCTTATGTATAATTTTCTTGTTAGAGATATGAAAATTGAAGGAGGTTTTGCAAACAGTCTTGACGCTGATTCTGAAGGCATAGAGGGTTATTATTATACATGGACTGAAGGAGAATTTTCTGATGCGCTAAAAGGTGAAGATATTGATTTTTGGTTCAAATTCTTTAATTTAAAGCTAGGTAAAGAGGTAGAAGGAAGAAAAGTCTTAAGGAGGACTATAGACTCTAGAGATCTTGCAAAATATTATTCCGTGGAAAAATTAAACGAAATAAGGAATAAACTTCTAGAGTATAGAGAGAAGAATAGGAAAAAGCCTTTTAGGGACGAGAATTTATATACTTATCCTAATTCTAGGGTAGCAGAAGCTTTACTATATACTTATCCAATACTAAAAGCTGGATTAAATGATGCATTAGAAATTGTAAGTAAGTTAAGTAAGAACATTACAAGAAGACTTGAAGGAGGCAAAGAAGGATTACTGGAAGACTATGCGTCATCTACTTTAGCACTAATAGCTGCTTATGAGGTAACTGGAAATGATAAGTATAAAGATATGGCTTTATCCCTTTCACAAACACTAAAAGATAAAGAGGGTTATGTGCTCGATTCCCCTAATGAGTCACCAGAATCATTAAGGCTGAAAGCTCTCATTAAGCTCTCTCAAATAACGGAGGAAAAAATAGACGTAAAAATTTATGAAAGTTCTCCTGCTTTTACTTCTGGTGTTTTGTTTAGTGTAATGAGCTTTCTTAAAGGAGTAGCTCATATAGTTATTGTAGATGAAAAGGATGGCAAAGCTGAAGGGTTACATGATACAGCTTTAACCTTATATTATCCGATGAAGGTTGTAGAATTAATAGATGACTCAAAGAAAGACTACCTTCCGTCATATATGCGTTCTATGATAAATTATAATAAAGGAGTAAGTAGAGCCTTTGTATGTATAGGAAATAAATGCAGTATGCCTATAATATCTGGGGATAAATTAAAAACATACTTAGGTGGGGTAAGATGA
- a CDS encoding SDR family NAD(P)-dependent oxidoreductase, whose amino-acid sequence MRLKGRRVLIVGVSKGLGYALAYFLLKEGASVVINSRNEEKLKEIKKSLESIGEITYVVGDVSTLEKAREVVEKAGNFTDLVVTVGGYIEDTVEDLKALDEMINNHIKIPLYVVHYSLSKLKEGSTIVLVSAIRGIYTAYPTQLSYAVGKAGLAKEVEILASELLSRGIRVVGIAPSFIDGDFVPDRDWKKLRKLGDFKAPPEDFARVIVWLLTEEAEWVNGVVIPVDGGARLKL is encoded by the coding sequence ATGAGACTAAAAGGAAGACGCGTATTAATTGTTGGAGTGAGCAAAGGATTAGGCTATGCTCTTGCATACTTTCTACTTAAGGAGGGAGCCAGTGTTGTAATTAATTCTCGTAATGAAGAGAAACTAAAAGAAATAAAGAAGAGTCTAGAGAGTATAGGTGAGATAACTTATGTTGTCGGAGATGTATCAACGCTGGAAAAGGCTAGGGAAGTTGTTGAAAAGGCTGGTAATTTTACTGACTTAGTTGTAACTGTTGGAGGTTACATAGAAGATACTGTAGAAGATTTAAAAGCTTTAGATGAGATGATAAATAACCATATTAAAATTCCTTTATATGTTGTACACTATTCTTTAAGTAAATTAAAAGAAGGTTCAACTATAGTTCTAGTTTCAGCAATTAGGGGTATTTATACAGCTTATCCTACACAACTTTCTTATGCTGTTGGAAAGGCAGGTTTAGCTAAAGAAGTTGAAATTTTAGCCTCTGAATTGCTGAGTAGAGGAATTAGGGTTGTAGGAATTGCTCCAAGTTTTATAGATGGAGACTTTGTACCAGACAGGGACTGGAAGAAATTGAGGAAGCTTGGCGATTTTAAAGCTCCTCCCGAAGATTTTGCAAGGGTTATCGTTTGGTTATTAACTGAAGAGGCTGAATGGGTTAATGGTGTTGTTATACCAGTAGATGGTGGTGCTAGACTAAAATTATAA
- the nucS gene encoding endonuclease NucS, which translates to MTQVLLNPSLEEAYHFLVKNMYNNLITLFGDCEIQYEGRAYSHASLASRLIIIKVDGSVIVHEHTKREPINWQPPGSVIVVRKESGVLSIESIRKRPKERLYIILRRLYYLTSAEVNSGNFDIKGTEKDIVDLVLENPNLIEEGFKPIQREYRIPYGIVDLFGYDKFGTPFVLEFKRSKATLQAVSQLHRYYMFFLESYGKARGALVSPGISEKALNLIEKLRLEYIDANRIFDSITNSSRYTINISNIQRS; encoded by the coding sequence GTGACTCAAGTATTACTAAATCCTAGTTTGGAGGAAGCATACCATTTTCTTGTTAAAAACATGTATAACAATCTTATAACGTTGTTTGGTGATTGCGAAATTCAATACGAAGGAAGAGCTTATTCTCATGCTTCTCTCGCTTCTAGGCTAATAATAATTAAGGTTGATGGCAGTGTAATTGTTCATGAACACACTAAAAGGGAACCAATAAATTGGCAACCTCCTGGTAGTGTAATAGTTGTGAGAAAAGAGTCTGGAGTATTAAGTATAGAGTCTATAAGAAAGAGACCGAAAGAGAGACTATATATTATTCTTAGAAGACTCTATTATCTTACCTCTGCTGAAGTAAATAGCGGTAATTTCGATATTAAAGGAACAGAGAAAGATATAGTAGACCTAGTACTGGAAAATCCTAATTTAATAGAAGAAGGATTTAAACCCATACAGAGAGAATATAGAATACCTTATGGTATAGTTGATCTTTTTGGATATGATAAGTTTGGAACGCCTTTTGTATTAGAGTTCAAGAGGAGTAAGGCAACACTTCAAGCGGTTTCTCAACTTCACAGATACTACATGTTCTTTTTGGAGAGTTATGGAAAGGCAAGAGGTGCGTTAGTATCTCCCGGTATATCTGAAAAAGCTTTAAATCTGATTGAGAAGTTAAGATTAGAGTATATTGATGCTAATAGAATTTTTGATTCCATTACCAATTCTAGCAGATATACTATTAATATATCAAATATACAAAGAAGTTGA
- a CDS encoding glycosyltransferase: MLIEFLIPLPILADILLIYQIYKEVELKKINGDFNGFASVIIPIKGLDVNLEENIKSLLAQDYPRYEVIYVVDDYEDPSVPILKKYSVKIIKSEDVCSLCSGKIKAQLTGLKYASGNIIVFADSDTWYPSYWLKELVKPLSNFVATTVFSWPKPYKLTLRNFIRAGFWTFGFESQAVGGTFLWGGSMAFRRDFFDKYVIEELSKNWCDDCTLTRIAKERGNIGFIINAVPLNIFDERNLIKWSERQMITVYMYSRRGFHAFILLSVFMLVFLILSFLSPIYSTPLILWVLKNIIRGYRTGYYIIPAIASLFAIFYALILTPFALRQKYIFWRGNKYKV; the protein is encoded by the coding sequence ATGCTAATAGAATTTTTGATTCCATTACCAATTCTAGCAGATATACTATTAATATATCAAATATACAAAGAAGTTGAGCTAAAGAAAATTAACGGTGACTTTAATGGGTTCGCATCAGTAATTATACCAATCAAAGGATTAGATGTTAATCTTGAAGAAAATATAAAATCCCTCTTAGCGCAAGATTATCCCCGTTACGAAGTTATATATGTAGTTGATGATTACGAGGATCCTTCAGTACCTATTCTTAAAAAATATAGTGTGAAAATAATAAAGAGTGAAGATGTATGTAGTTTATGTAGCGGAAAAATAAAGGCACAATTAACTGGCCTTAAATATGCTTCAGGCAATATCATAGTGTTCGCTGATTCAGATACATGGTATCCAAGCTATTGGCTTAAGGAACTTGTGAAACCTTTATCTAATTTTGTAGCTACAACAGTTTTCTCATGGCCTAAACCATATAAATTAACTTTAAGAAATTTCATAAGGGCAGGGTTTTGGACTTTTGGCTTTGAGTCACAAGCTGTAGGAGGTACATTCCTTTGGGGAGGAAGTATGGCATTCAGAAGAGATTTCTTCGATAAATATGTTATTGAAGAGCTCAGTAAGAACTGGTGTGACGATTGCACTTTAACAAGAATTGCAAAGGAGAGAGGAAATATAGGATTTATAATTAATGCTGTTCCGCTCAATATATTTGATGAAAGAAATTTAATAAAATGGTCAGAACGTCAGATGATAACTGTATATATGTATTCAAGAAGAGGGTTTCATGCATTTATTCTTCTCTCTGTTTTCATGCTAGTTTTTCTTATTTTATCTTTTTTATCCCCTATCTATAGCACTCCTTTAATACTATGGGTTCTAAAAAATATTATAAGGGGTTATCGTACAGGATATTATATTATTCCTGCAATAGCATCATTATTTGCTATTTTCTATGCTCTTATTCTTACTCCTTTTGCGTTAAGACAAAAATATATATTTTGGCGAGGAAACAAATATAAAGTGTGA
- a CDS encoding ParA family protein: protein MIVTVINQKGGVGKTTTSVNLAYTFSKIKNNVALMDLDPEGGATISFGMKRDKKELKLGEKSVNIFNVEVFPSHIGLLQLELNGDIETIVNDLKKLSNSYDVLVIDTPPNLGTLSVSAMIAADKIISPITPQPLSIEAAKNLDSRLTTLKKQAIAFTNMSKRAVKIEFSSVKSVEISIPPSKLFYEASRLGVPAVRYEEFRVKKLKFSPIFEELAKLVLES from the coding sequence ATGATAGTTACAGTTATTAACCAAAAAGGTGGTGTAGGAAAAACTACAACTTCGGTCAACTTAGCTTATACGTTTAGTAAAATAAAAAATAACGTAGCTTTAATGGACTTAGACCCAGAGGGAGGAGCAACAATCTCTTTTGGTATGAAGAGAGATAAGAAAGAACTTAAACTTGGAGAAAAAAGTGTAAATATATTTAACGTCGAGGTTTTCCCTTCTCATATAGGTTTACTTCAACTAGAACTAAATGGTGACATTGAAACTATAGTAAATGATTTAAAGAAATTATCGAATTCTTATGATGTTTTAGTTATAGATACGCCTCCAAATTTAGGTACACTTTCGGTTTCGGCAATGATAGCAGCTGATAAGATTATTTCCCCAATAACTCCACAACCTTTGTCAATAGAAGCTGCTAAGAATTTAGACTCTAGACTTACTACTCTGAAAAAACAAGCCATAGCTTTTACTAATATGTCAAAGAGAGCTGTAAAGATTGAATTCTCTTCTGTGAAGAGTGTAGAGATTTCTATTCCTCCCTCTAAACTCTTTTATGAAGCCTCTAGACTCGGAGTTCCAGCAGTCAGATATGAAGAGTTTAGAGTCAAGAAATTAAAATTCTCACCAATTTTTGAAGAATTAGCGAAACTGGTGTTAGAAAGTTGA
- a CDS encoding (Fe-S)-binding protein: protein MGLEEELKKCVHCGFCLEACPTYVVTRSEVHSPRGRITAVKLNILSEGINTCMYCRRCELACPSGVIYSEIITRVRKPNTIQKVMLRLLERPHILPYFIRGEYAKKIPVKAEKPIEYRDNNEEIILFPGCITSIFFKETVQKTLNYLKSLGYRVKIYNGCCGLAHKNAGELNRSKELIEKLRKEFHGRTIVSLSSNCSAHMKENGLEVYDFPEFIIKFNLPLPKVERRLTIHEPCHANILGLNKYTREVLSKMGVEISESEEPSFECGAGGDYFLFHEEISEKVMQVKKEKTLKSGVNTVVSTNPSCSLAFIKMGLKPIHIADLL, encoded by the coding sequence ATGGGATTAGAAGAGGAACTAAAAAAATGCGTACATTGTGGTTTTTGCCTAGAAGCTTGCCCTACTTATGTAGTAACAAGATCTGAAGTTCACTCTCCAAGAGGCAGAATAACTGCTGTAAAACTAAACATTCTTAGTGAGGGTATTAATACGTGTATGTATTGTAGAAGATGTGAGCTAGCTTGCCCTAGTGGAGTAATATATTCTGAGATTATAACAAGAGTTAGAAAACCAAATACAATACAAAAAGTAATGTTAAGACTATTAGAGAGACCTCATATTCTTCCTTATTTTATACGAGGAGAATATGCTAAAAAGATTCCAGTTAAGGCTGAGAAACCTATAGAGTATAGAGACAATAATGAAGAGATAATTCTCTTCCCCGGATGTATAACCTCAATTTTCTTTAAAGAAACTGTGCAAAAAACACTAAATTATTTGAAGAGTCTAGGCTATAGAGTAAAGATATATAATGGTTGTTGTGGTTTAGCACATAAGAATGCTGGTGAATTAAATAGAAGTAAAGAGCTGATAGAAAAATTAAGGAAGGAGTTTCATGGAAGGACAATTGTTTCCTTATCTTCTAACTGTTCAGCCCATATGAAAGAGAATGGTTTAGAAGTATATGATTTTCCAGAATTTATAATCAAATTTAATCTACCTTTACCGAAAGTAGAAAGAAGGCTAACTATTCACGAACCTTGTCACGCTAATATTCTAGGGTTAAATAAGTATACAAGAGAAGTTCTTAGCAAGATGGGAGTTGAAATTAGTGAATCGGAGGAACCTTCCTTCGAGTGCGGAGCTGGTGGTGATTATTTCCTATTTCATGAAGAAATTTCTGAGAAGGTAATGCAAGTAAAGAAAGAGAAGACTCTAAAAAGTGGAGTGAACACAGTAGTGTCTACAAATCCTAGTTGCTCATTGGCTTTTATTAAAATGGGACTTAAGCCAATTCATATAGCAGACCTCCTTTAA